The window ACTTTAATATGTCCTTTTTTCTTTCGCATAACTTTAATATGTCCTTTGTTTTAATAGATCAGAATCATGGTACTCTTCATCCATTCTCCAGGAATCCTATCACCTCTTAATATATCATTAAATAGCTTGGTGAGCTATACCACTCCAACCGTCCAAAGACACTTCCAGACCTCTATAGGGATACTATCTCGACCACAAGCTTTTCTAACCTTGATATTTTTATGGCATTTTCTTTTTACCTATATCGGCCTAATTCTATGTGTATAACTAAATTTTTTTATCAGACACATGCGCCTGGAGGTCTATAATGCTATCCTCTTGGTTCGAGTTAAACAATTGATCAAAATAACCTCTTCTTCTCTCCTTGATATCGTTATCTCCTGTCAACACTTATTGAGAATCAGTTTTAATACACTTCATTTAATTTGAATCCTTACCCCTCTTCTCTCTTAATCACACTAGTTTAAACATTTATTTCTCCCTTTCTCTTGTCTCTAGCTTTTGTTACAAGTAGTCTAGAGCTTTCTTCTTAATCCTCTTGTATTCTTGAAAAGCTTCCCCGTCTTTGCTTTTGGCAACTTCCAATAATACCCTCTTCTAAAGTCCATTCATACAAAAAAGGCAGAATAGCTTAGGAGACACTTGTACTTGTTCCGGTTTGTCATCCCGGTCCCTACACTTCATAAAGTTtcatccaaacacttcaacttaaTCAAAACAAGACTTTTAAACACCTCTGGAATCGTGTGATGCTCACTTGCTTGACGTGAATGACAAATCAACATCCACATCAGATTCTATgccaaaataatattatttaacaaaattttaattcataaacaaaaaataaaaaaaatcaaaaatttaaaattaaagaaaacccCTCCTCCCTTCTTCAAACCCACCCACTCAACCTTCTTAAAAGAATAACCCGCATGCCATGACTCCTCCACCACGAGTACCACTACTTTCTTCACTCTTTTTTTATAGAAAATTATCTATCCATGAAAAATACATGAACAGAGAATTAAGTCTTTTGAATTTTGACTTATTCTTCTACCCCAATTTGGAAGGACTgtgaaaaaatttgaaaactaaaaccACCGGAAAAAATGGAGGAGTCATAGAGAAGGGAAAGATGACATGATGGAAGAAGAAATACACACCAAGGAGAAAATCTAACGAAAGAAGGGatgaagaaagatgaaaaaaaaggGGAAGGAAGGGGATCTAAAGAAGAAGACAGGAGAAGAGGCCGGAGGGGGAGGGTCAGGACGAAGGGGGAAGGGACTGAACAAGAAGAAGAGGGGGGCGGGGGAGGGCAGAACGAAGGGGGAAGGGACTAAGAAGAGGGGATGGGGCAGAACGAAATGATGGGcggggtggggggtggggtggggggtggggggagaACGAAGGGGAGTCTTCTCTCATATTAGAATAGCTggtagtatttatttatttatttaataaagaaaaatcaTCAGCTCACGCACTTAATGTGCGTGTAAATCACTCATTTTGTCCACTTTACCTGCCACATAAACTCGGTCAACGACCAGAAGGATTTAAAAGTTTTGTTTTGATTAAGTTTGTCTGGATGAAACTTTATGGAGTGTAAGGACAGGGATAACAAATCGAAACAAGTATTAGTGTATCCCAGGCTATTCTGCCAAAAAAAAGATAGTCGCAAACATAAGTaactattttgtattaaaaaagaaaagaaaaaagaaaaagaaaaagaaaaagaaaaaagaaaaaaaggtattgccaatttaattaaaaattaatacggcaaaaatcaagaattacgtcgaatttttttaaagaaagaaaccAACACATCCCGGAAATCGGCTTTCCTTGCTCTGGGTCTGGGCTGGCCCCTTTTCCCCATAACTGCCTTAATTGCAATTCTAAAAGGCAACAAGATTCTTACTTCTTCACTGATCCAATGAAAGCACAATCAATAGTAGGAACTGTCATCGTTTTTTAGAAGCGAAATTCGAACGCTTTTGCGGGATTTTCAATGTAGAACCCATTGCCCGCGACGATCATCAATCTTCTACTACTACTccttttttcctcaattttttttGGGTATATGATGCTTTGTTCTGCATTTAGAACTCAGATACAGACGTGGCTTCGTGATTATGACAGGATTCAATCCTTTGCTGTTATTCTCATCTATGTTCAggtaatttttgatttttcttttcttttttttgggtataaataaataaacttaTTATATTAATTTGTGATTTAACTTAATGTTCAGATTGGTTGTGCGATGATTGGATCTCTTGGGGCATTATACAACGGCGTTTCACTAATCAATTTAGGGATTGGGTTATTCGCATTGGTGGCTATTGAGAGTAGCAGTCAGAGTCTTGGTAGAACTTACGCTCTCCTTCTCTTCTGTGCCATCTTACTCGACGTTTCTTGGTTCTTTCTTTTCGCATCCGAAATCTGGTAAGTTATACACTGACTGTAATGAATTTTTTACATCAGTGCCATTTAACCTGATTCTAGGTTACTTGCCATTTATTCTAGGTTACAAATTCTTACTATTAAATCAAATTACCTACAATTACTTTTAAGTGACCttattgtgtaaatattttaACTCATAGAGTAAAAGGAAGACTTAGTGAACTTTTCATAATTGTATAGCTTTAGGGGTCGTTTTGGTAGTAAGTTATTCATGTATTAGGAGTAACATAACTAATACCATGTTTGGTAGCCTTTAGTTTGTACACAAGTCAGCATAACTAATGTTATGTTTGGTTGCTTTTTATGTTGGGGTATAAATACAACAGATCTATGTATTATTTATGCACGGTAGGACATAATAACTAATACATGTATTCGTAATATATGGATTAAACATTCAAATGACCAAAAAACTctcatatttatttttaataacacATTGGataatgaaaataaattaaacattTAACAGAAAATAATCTCTACATTACAATCCTTAAATTACCAATCCATACATTAGTAATCCCTACATAACTAATctcttcataattaaaccatgcATAACAAAACTCTGTATAATACATAACTAATCCATATATAACTATTCCTGCATAACTGATCCTGCATAACTAATCCATACATTACTAATACCTGCATAACTCTaaccaacaaccaaacaaccccttagtGTATTAAGAATGAGACTATAAAATAACAAACCACTATAAAATTTCACTTGAATATCTTTTGTAGTATTGAGTGATGTATTAAGTTAACACAACTCACTAACAACTTGTTACCTCAGCTGCTTGTGTGTGTTAAAAATCTCTCGAAATTTGAGAATCACACTCTTAAGGTATCCTTATTCAGAGGATATTTTGATGCCAAACTTGCTTTAAACATATTTGACGATCGGAGAAATGAAATCTTAATGAGTTCCAGGACTTTGATCTATTTGTAAGAGCAAGACTCAAGACTTGTGAGTTAAGTGCACGTCACAAGTTCGAACCTTGCCAACAGAGAAAAATGTGGTATTTAGGTGGAGAAGGGTTGGGGGGCATTATCCACCGAGTTTAAAATCGTGTACCACTAACCCTTGGGGATTTCTTGgttatcaaagaagaaagaagtgaaatctTAATGAATACAAGGACTGTTTTGGGGGTTTCGTTATGTCTTGACAATCATATGATTCATTGCTATTTTGTGCTTTCAATGTTTTGGGGGATTTCATAATGTCTTGATAATCATATGATTCATTGCTATTTTGTGCTTGTTAGTGCACAAAATTGTCGTGTCAATAACGAAACATGAAAGGCTGAGTGATATGTCATATGATATAGTATTCTCTATCTCATCAAATTAACGCGCCATCCATCCAAAATTTTTGTTGctttttgaattaattatttttctgaaGATGCAAATTGTTAAAGTTAATTATTGATGCAGATTAGTGATCGATGAATTAAGATATTCGACCAGCATGTGCTTTAGAAATGGAGTGAGTGAGCTATAGTGGAGTTCCAATTGATATGTACATTGTAGTCTCTAGCTTTAATGTATTACAGCCTTTAAATATAAATGTAAGGCATTTATTATGATTTATGCATTGAAACCACCATGTGTGAGTAATAAAAAGATAATTTCATTTTTCTGTTCTTAGTTATAGTTGTAGATGCACTGGAGAAGCTTTATCAGATGTTCACGCTTTCAATTGGAAGTTAAAAATGCCAGCATGGAATTGAAAATTTATGAGTATCTGAAATTAGAAGTATGATACTAACAGTAGCGTGGTGGAGGAAAGATGAAGTGTTTAAGAGTTCTCACAACTAAATGCGTTGGTGTTAATGGAAGATTGGAGTAATATAAGAGACAAATAATTGATATCTTTTGTGATGTGTCTCTTTAGGTTCAATGTAAGGCTCTACAGAGATACTCCAACTGTTTTTATAAATAGAGCTGAATATATAGGTAATTAAGCTTGAACGAATTTGTAGTTTTGTCATTTCTCAAATCAGGGTTAAACTTGTTCTTTGGCACCAAGATTGACGCTGCACAAGTGCGGGGGTCTTTTCgctatatgtgtgtgtgtgtgtgtgtgtgtggggggggggggggtaatggGTCTTCTCTTGTTGAATAGTAATTTGAATCTGGACTGACCTGGAAATTCTGTCTGGAAAAGAACATGAGAAAGGACTTGGGTTTAAAGGTTATTCACTGTGAGCACCCAAGAATGATTAAAGGAAAGCTGATATTTTTTGATAACCAATGATTAAAGGACAACATATACTTGCTGGTGCCCACAACTTCAAACAAGAAAGAATGGAGTATTTTTCCCATGCTGCCTTCCTTTCTTGCCGATCTTCAGTAATCTCCCATTTGTCCTCGGTAATGCTCATGAGATATTGAAAAATGAGAACACAGGGTTCATGAGCGAACCTGCAATGTAATAAGAGATGATTAGCATTTTCTCCAGTTTGCACATGCCGCACCAAATCACACAATATCATCCTGCTCTTTTCCAGATTGTACGCCTTTAAAATAGTGTCTTCCACTTGCAGAACAATCAAAGAAAGCTacatttttcggagattcagttTCCACACCTCCATTTTATCTCCTCTTTCTGGAAGCTACAAGTGAAAGAATTGTAAAATATTTTGCGCCTACCTCCCTCATTATCATCTTATCTCCCTTAGTTTGCATCATTTTAAAGTTATTTCCAGCTTCTTTTCTGCATAGATGCAGGAAATAATTATGCAGGAACTTCTACTTGTCTTGTTTGATTTTTCCGAATCCACCCAAATCTCCCCACTTTCGAAATCTAGGTTTCACAGATTATCAGTGACATCATCTTTTGGAGCTCTATGGATAGGCTATCTATACTTCGTAAGTAGCTTCTTAGCGAGGCCTCCTCTTTTTATGTTTAAGGATCAACACACTCtccaaattcatttttttctATTTAATATATATCAGATATGGAAAATACTATGAGACTGACTGACTCAAGAAAAGATACTATCAAATGCTATTGAAGAAGTTCCTCCTCTGTGATCCTGTTGCCCCATGTAATAATATTCTAGAAGAATTGCCCTGTGTCCGTGTAGCATAACTAATCCTAGACTGATGATAAGTACACACCCTTATCTTTTCCTCTTTAGAAAGCAATCAAATAATAGTCTAATAAATGGGTGTCTGGGCTAAATATCATTGAAGTAATTAACTTCTAGCTTTAgttctttgaattccttctagCACAAGTAGTTAACAATCCCTAAGAATAGAATCTTCTCTATTGCTCACTTTCTGGATGTGTTTTTTGGTTTTGTACGTggtcagtgaggattcatatagtcgaccccaacttgtttgggactgaagcatagtagtagtagtagttgttgttgttgttggtaacATCATTGGCTGCTGCATCACTTTCTAAGAATGCAGGTAGAGCCAGCCATCACTCATATATTGTGTTCTCAGACATCCTTGTCCAGTAAATTTACCACAGTCCTTAAATgttataaaagttaaaatttcTTCCTGAACTTCATTTATCCATGCAGGAATATTTCGTCTACAATTTATGGAACCTTTGTTATCTTCTCGGTGAAACTCACTCTCTCCATGcaaattattggattttgtgtgAGATTATCATCTTCACTATTGTGGATTCAAATGTATAGGCTGGGTGTTTCTTATATAGAGAGTTCAGTTCCCCGAGAAGCAGATGTTGATATGAGAAACAGTTTTCTCAATCCTGCAACTCCCTTAACTAGACAGCCATCCAATTCTGATGATGCTCTAGGTGGTTCTGTATATGATCCTGCATATTATTCCTCCTTGTTCGAAGACGGTAAAGACGAAACATATTTTTGCAGGGTAAGCAGCTCACTTTGGCGCTTTCCTTCCTCTCTTTCTTTATCCTTTTATATGTAATATGAATTTGTCATGTTTCAATTGCTTTGTATTGTCTTAGTAAGTGATGTGGACCTTGAATTTGATTTGTTTCAGAAGTATTTGAACTCTCCATGACTTATTCCTCCAACTTGTTTGCTTTACACATTTACAAAATGTATAAAACGTAATGGATGTGGAAACATGATATAATTGGGATGCTGACCTGGTGACTTGACCGGAACAACTGCTGATCTAGTTACGCTTGACTAGAGGAAAATAAAGATgaagtaaagaagaaaaatatttgctCATATACATAATGGGCTCATAGCTTGAGATATATGGTCTGGGTTTGGGGCAAAGTTGTCGGCTATAGAGTGCTATAAGGAGTATTATAATCTGCTTAACCTGAATCCACACggtatatttttgtttgatttgaaataaTTAGCTTGATAGGAATACAAACATGTACTGCTTTTATATTACATTGAGGAATAGGTCAGATTACAACTCAACTCAACTTAACTTATTTGCTACTAGTTTGGGGTTGAATCTTGTTGATTGATTGGATGATCAATGTTCTAACTTATAAAGGTTGTTTGAATTTTGGGGGgattgagtctcctttttcacatattaagaatagtcttttatctttgatcgctttttggtgcactcataTAGCCCCTATTTGTATAAAAGATTgggcgtcttttgtagagaatcatctgatgtaaattctctactttttggtatacttcctgtatacgggagttctctcccttttgattaatacgtacaatttaccttatcaaagaaaaaaggtggtttgaaaaatgttTAATATTTTAGATGAGCAAAACTTTTCAACCTTGGAAATGCGCATAATTTCGGGTCATTCTACAATATTAGCAACagttaataaaagaaataattttataaatttgcAAGAGGAGATTATGAACTAGGGATATACACTTGATTgccttatttttaaaattttaccaCCTTAACTTATAGAACTCCATTTCTTGATTGTCAAGGTATTTCTCTGCTAGTTTGTTTGATTAGAATTTAAACCAAATTCCTCTGTAATTTTTTTTGGGCTGTAAATCTTGGAGACTCTTTCCTATGGCATGCCGGTCTATTTGTTCCTGTATGAAGCTTCACTAAATTTTGATAtacttagaaaaaaaaaattactctctccaaaataatATGAAATGATACAGCA is drawn from Nicotiana tabacum cultivar K326 chromosome 22, ASM71507v2, whole genome shotgun sequence and contains these coding sequences:
- the LOC107811089 gene encoding uncharacterized protein LOC107811089 isoform X1; translation: MMLCSAFRTQIQTWLRDYDRIQSFAVILIYVQIGCAMIGSLGALYNGVSLINLGIGLFALVAIESSSQSLGRTYALLLFCAILLDVSWFFLFASEIWNISSTIYGTFVIFSVKLTLSMQIIGFCVRLSSSLLWIQMYRLGVSYIESSVPREADVDMRNSFLNPATPLTRQPSNSDDALGGSVYDPAYYSSLFEDGKDETYFCRGSPNNGIVIGSPSTAKTIQFKPSMSRSIRITDDENAARSPYHV
- the LOC107811089 gene encoding uncharacterized protein LOC107811089 isoform X2; its protein translation is MMLCSAFRTQIQTWLRDYDRIQSFAVILIYVQIGCAMIGSLGALYNGVSLINLGIGLFALVAIESSSQSLGRTYALLLFCAILLDVSWFFLFASEIWNISSTIYGTFVIFSVKLTLSMQIIGFCVRLSSSLLWIQMYRLGVSYIESSVPREADVDMRNSFLNPATPLTRQPSNSDDALGGSVYDPAYYSSLFEDGKDETYFCRDENAARSPYHV